CAGTCGAAACACTCATTCCCGTTCCAGCTCCGTTACTCCCGCCACAAAACCCCATGCGCGCGTCCATCACCCCGTCCATGTACTCTTCTCTCTACGATAAACTCGTCGTCCAAGGCCTCCAACCAGCCTGCCCGGTAAATCTGTCGGATATGATTCGCGCCTGCGTCGTGGGCTGGAAACGCGACGGCGAATGGCCACCACGATCCAACTACACGGCTCCGTTTCCTGTTCCTGTAGCCGCCACCACGGCCGAACTCGTTGCCATGCGTCAGAGAAAGgcgcagcaacaacaaaagatTAATGCCGCCAGGAAGGCCGCCGCGAGCACTTCTCCACCGgtgtcctcctcgcctgggtcgacggtgaggaggatgagcttTGGGTTCCTGGGGAAAACCACCACGCATGAGGAGCAGAAAGATAATAGCCATAGTGATGAGACGGGGAGTGGAAAGGCGCTGTTTAGGAGGAGTCTGCAGAGGGTGTTGAGTTTGGGACAgcatgggcatgggcatcCGGTGGGGAGCCCGCCGCaaagggaggtgatgggggctGCTTTGGGGGCTGCTATGACTTAGGGATGGACAGGAGGGTGATGTATATGAGGTCGTATGATTCTTGAACTCTTTTAGCGATTGGATATGGGAAGCtagggggatgatgatgatgatgatgatgatgatggtggtggtggtggtgatggtggtggtggtgtggtgtttttTCAAAGGCAAAGGGCATAGTTTGATATTGGTACTGATGATACCGTGATACCCCCGATCTTTTttgttctctttttttttttggcgttGTTTTGAGGTGTATAGTTAGGGTAATGATGGGCATTGCTACGGATTATGTTGTTTGTATTTTGGGGAATCCACTACTTTTGCGTTACTCTCTTGCCCCCGGTGCGGAACTTTACCCATGTCAACGGTCAAAATGAAGCCCGcttcagtcatcaaacatATACCTTTGAGTAAACTCACAGGGTAAACCCACGTTTCAAACTGAtctgtcaccaccacctctttcttctcctccttcctctttccccccattcccaaccctcacccGATTCGCACTTGTactcccctccttcctccaccacccctccccccgcttCTCATCCCCCCATAAAGGCGTCTTGTCTAGACTGAACTGGACAACTTCCGGTCTGGCGTAGTGACCGTTGCTGTCGATCCAGACCTTGACGGTTTTGAGGTCTGAGAGGTCGATCTCGGCTTTGACGAGGACATCACCCGATTTGCCGCCTTCCACTGGGGCCGCGAGGAGGGAGCAAaaggggtggatgatggaggaCCAGCCGCCGCCTGGCTTGACGAAGGACTGGGGGCCGAGGTTGGCGGCCATCCAGTCGAGGCAGGTCTGATCGACGTAGTTCGAAGCCACCAAGACAAACACTTGGGCGGTTAGGGCGTGGGTTTTGGCTAGGGCTTCGATTTGGGCGTCGGCGGTTGATTCGAAgccggagagggtggagagggcgggcCAGGCGGCGATGTGGATGTGCTTGATCCAACACACTAGGTTAGCATTGAGTTGgatcctttttttttctctagttgggggagggggtataCCTGGTTTTGGGCTATGAGGGCCTGGCGGGCACCGTTCATGGTGTTTTCCCAGCAGGCCAAACCGCCGACGTTGAACCCACCCACTGCGGCAAGGGGTTTTACGTCAAGGGTTGCGCCGCCGCCCTGAGCCCAGACCATCCTCTCAACATAGGTAGGCTGCAGCTTCCGATGGACAGAGACAATCTCCCCGTCGGAATCAATCATGACCTGCGAGTTGAAGAGGGTGTACCCACCCTCCATCCGCTCCGACACCCCTAGGCTGATCCCCacgtttttttctttgcaGGCTTGGGCCACGGC
This window of the Podospora pseudoanserina strain CBS 124.78 chromosome 3, whole genome shotgun sequence genome carries:
- a CDS encoding hypothetical protein (COG:E; EggNog:ENOG503NX61), which produces MAPSETKFKVAAVHASPIFMNKSATLAKVISLIEQAASEQVRFLAFPETYAEESVVVSSDLAAVAQACKEKNVGISLGVSERMEGGYTLFNSQVMIDSDGEIVSVHRKLQPTYVERMVWAQGGGATLDVKPLAAVGGFNVGGLACWENTMNGARQALIAQNQHIHIAAWPALSTLSGFESTADAQIEALAKTHALTAQVFVLVASNYVDQTCLDWMAANLGPQSFVKPGGGWSSIIHPFCSLLAAPVEGGKSGDVLVKAEIDLSDLKTVKVWIDSNGHYARPEVVQFSLDKTPLWGDEKRGEGWWRKEGSTSANRVRVGNGGKEEGGEERGGGDRSWIPQNTNNIIRSNAHHYPNYTPQNNAKKKKRTKKIGGITVSSVPISNYALCL